The genomic region ACGCCCAGGCCGTCGCCGCCCGCGAGCTGGCCGCCGAGGCGGGACGCCTCCTCCAGGAGCTGGCCCAGCTCCGCGGGCGCCCGGCCGCCGGGACCCCGGCGCCGCGCGTCGTCGTCCGCTCGCGCGAGGAGCGCCGCCGGTTCATCGCCGGCGAGATGAGGCGGAAGCTGCCCCCGGCCCGGCTCGACGCGGAGCGGCGAGCCATGGTGGCCTGGGGCCTGGTCCCGCCGGCCTTCGACCTGGCGGGTTTCCTGACCGACCTCGTCGTGGAGCAGGCCGCCGCCTACTACGATCCGGTGGGCAAGGTGATGGTCCTCGCCAACTGGCTCTCGCCCGAGGAGCAGCGGGAAGCCCTCGCCCACGAGCTGGTTCACCTGCTCCAGGACCGGCAGTTCGACCTCGATCGCTTCCTCACCTCGACGCCGGGCAAAGGGGACGAGGGCCTGGCCCGGCAGGCGCTCATCGAAGGCGAGGCGGTCGCCCTCCCGATCGAGCGGATGCTCCGGCGCCAGGGGCAAGATCTCGGCGGGCTCCCGGATGTCGCGGCGATCCAGCGAGCCATCCTCACGTCCACGACGGGGCCGGTCCTGA from Candidatus Methylomirabilota bacterium harbors:
- a CDS encoding ImmA/IrrE family metallo-endopeptidase, whose product is MRPPGRSPALRGLLALFLALASPTAAYAQAVAARELAAEAGRLLQELAQLRGRPAAGTPAPRVVVRSREERRRFIAGEMRRKLPPARLDAERRAMVAWGLVPPAFDLAGFLTDLVVEQAAAYYDPVGKVMVLANWLSPEEQREALAHELVHLLQDRQFDLDRFLTSTPGKGDEGLARQALIEGEAVALPIERMLRRQGQDLGGLPDVAAIQRAILTSTTGPVLSRAPRFIHALLTFPYAQGLGFVHQFRRRHPWVELSRLYTDPPRSTTQILHPERYFDRREDPLPVVVVDLGPLLGAGARRILEDTAGEFGLAAILREFLGDADAVSAAGWRGDRYALWEDGRGTPVLVSLTTWESEPAAAAFADAYARLLPRKHALGPPSTSEPGLTA